One window of Verrucomicrobiota bacterium genomic DNA carries:
- a CDS encoding methionine--tRNA ligase, with protein MKYFVTTAIDYTNSGPHIGHAYEKVLADVIVRYQRLTRGAGNAFLLTGVDQHGQKVQQAARRQNIEPMQFAQQNTDEFLRLWDLLEIRKDGWAATTDPRHKRAVRTVLAALLEKDELYKAKYTGYYSVRQEQFLTDKDRDERGEFGPEWGEVAYIEEENWYFRLSKHRDWLRAYVERHPEFVAPAFRHAELLNAIDRLSGDLCISRPKERLSWGIEFPFDPDYVTYVWFDALLNYVTFAGYLAEPGSGLPDFRELWPCQAHVIGKDILIPAHGIYWPVMLHAMGFPDEQMPKLLVHGWWNMAGAKMSKSLGNVVDPFDVIQKYGTDALRYYLMRDIVTGQDADLSLERLLVRYNTDLANDLGNLVNRTINMSRRYRQGRLAKPAAFNPGTDALRDLSATIVDRYHQAFQQHLVHAALEAVWELVGEANALVERKAPWKLAKEPEQAAELDAVLYALAETCRLLAALISPVTPGASRKILAQLQAETMQELAWGSLPDQHQLGAPSPVFPRVQIPAE; from the coding sequence GTGAAATATTTCGTCACCACCGCCATCGATTATACCAACAGCGGTCCGCATATCGGTCACGCCTATGAAAAGGTGCTCGCCGACGTGATCGTGCGTTACCAACGCCTGACCCGAGGCGCCGGAAACGCCTTTCTTTTGACCGGCGTCGACCAGCATGGCCAGAAAGTTCAGCAGGCTGCCCGCAGACAAAATATCGAGCCGATGCAGTTTGCGCAGCAGAACACCGACGAATTCCTGCGCCTTTGGGACCTGCTGGAAATCCGAAAAGATGGCTGGGCCGCCACTACAGACCCGCGCCACAAGCGCGCCGTCCGAACGGTGCTCGCGGCGTTGCTTGAAAAGGACGAGCTCTACAAGGCCAAGTACACCGGCTACTACAGCGTCCGCCAGGAACAATTCCTGACCGACAAGGACCGCGACGAACGGGGCGAGTTCGGTCCGGAGTGGGGCGAAGTTGCTTACATTGAGGAAGAGAACTGGTATTTTCGGCTCAGCAAACACAGAGACTGGCTTCGAGCTTACGTTGAGCGCCACCCGGAATTCGTTGCCCCCGCCTTCCGGCATGCGGAACTTCTGAACGCCATCGATCGGCTGAGCGGCGACTTGTGCATTTCCCGTCCCAAGGAACGGTTGTCCTGGGGTATTGAGTTCCCGTTTGACCCCGACTACGTGACCTACGTCTGGTTCGACGCGCTGCTGAATTACGTGACGTTCGCCGGGTATCTCGCCGAACCCGGCTCAGGCCTGCCCGATTTTAGGGAACTCTGGCCCTGCCAGGCGCACGTCATCGGTAAAGACATCCTGATTCCCGCACACGGCATCTACTGGCCGGTGATGCTTCACGCCATGGGCTTTCCGGATGAGCAGATGCCGAAACTGCTCGTGCACGGCTGGTGGAACATGGCAGGCGCCAAGATGAGCAAGAGCCTGGGGAACGTGGTCGACCCATTTGACGTCATCCAGAAATACGGCACCGATGCGCTCCGTTATTACCTCATGCGGGACATTGTGACCGGCCAGGACGCCGACCTCAGCCTGGAACGCCTTCTCGTCCGGTACAACACCGATCTTGCCAATGATCTCGGCAACCTGGTTAACCGCACCATCAACATGAGCCGGCGTTACCGGCAGGGCCGCCTGGCGAAGCCCGCTGCCTTCAACCCGGGGACAGATGCGCTGCGCGACCTGAGCGCCACCATCGTTGACCGGTATCACCAGGCTTTTCAACAACACCTGGTACACGCTGCCCTCGAAGCCGTCTGGGAACTCGTCGGCGAGGCCAATGCCCTGGTGGAACGCAAGGCGCCCTGGAAGCTCGCCAAGGAACCGGAGCAGGCCGCTGAGCTCGACGCGGTGCTTTATGCCCTGGCGGAAACCTGCCGGTTGCTGGCTGCACTCATTTCGCCGGTAACCCCGGGCGCCTCGCGCAAGATTCTCGCCCAGTTGCAGGCCGAAACCATGCAGGAACTTGCCTGGGGCAGCTTACCTGACCAACACCAACTGGGTGCACCCAGCCCGGTGTTTCCCCGCGTTCAGATCCCCGCAGAATGA